In Thermodesulfobacteriota bacterium, the following are encoded in one genomic region:
- a CDS encoding transposase, translating into MSKLKRYNIENHVYFVTSKTLYNNPIFLNYIYAELFVKNLFCCRDRYGFLLLGFVLMPDHFHLLIMPKKGFGISSVIQKIKSLFAYKLRSLGVKGTIWQKSFYDFGIYSEEKCREKLDYIHANPVRKGMVEDPIDYRFSSMNFSEQLDMID; encoded by the coding sequence GTGTCAAAACTGAAACGGTATAATATTGAAAATCACGTATACTTCGTAACATCGAAAACGTTATATAACAATCCCATTTTCCTTAATTATATTTATGCAGAATTATTCGTTAAAAATCTATTCTGTTGCAGGGATAGATATGGATTTCTGCTTTTGGGGTTTGTTCTAATGCCAGACCATTTTCACTTATTGATAATGCCAAAGAAGGGCTTTGGAATCTCATCGGTCATTCAAAAAATTAAGAGCTTATTCGCTTACAAGTTAAGAAGTCTGGGCGTCAAAGGTACCATATGGCAAAAGAGCTTCTATGATTTTGGGATTTATTCCGAGGAAAAGTGCAGGGAGAAGCTAGACTATATTCACGCAAATCCTGTAAGGAAAGGTATGGTTGAAGACCCGATTGATTACAGATTTTCATCAATGAATTTTTCAGAACAATTGGACATGATTGATTAA